A region of Carassius gibelio isolate Cgi1373 ecotype wild population from Czech Republic chromosome B11, carGib1.2-hapl.c, whole genome shotgun sequence DNA encodes the following proteins:
- the LOC127968315 gene encoding protein ATP6V1FNB: MRNLLTTQDQNFYRELILKEAYTRLAWKMKYSKEYPTTVASRRTKSIGLFNPPSVGEVTLPPVVQPREKPPVLRSLSEAPLMRPVSPSTTAALYQGSSNEGKGRSLYLKKRAQKGPEEKFDYPILSSWDYGWRLGDYEVDSKTPVHGRSGIVKSTFYARNGIFNIPAANDRLG; this comes from the exons ATGAGGAACCTGCTGACCACACAAGACCAGAACTTCTACCGCGAGCTGATCCTGAAGGAGGCCTACACGCGGCTGGCCTGGAAGATGAAATACAGCAAAGAATACCCGACAACCGTCGCGTCTCGCAGGACCAAGTCCATCGGGCTGTTTAACCCTCCGTCTGTGGGTGAAGTCACGCTGCCTCCGGTGGTCCAGCCGCGGGAGAAGCCCCCGGTGCTCCGGTCACTGAGTGAAGCCCCGCTCATGAGACCCGTGAGCCCGTCCACCACAGCGGCTCTCTATCAGGGCTCATCCAACGAAGGCAAAGGACGGAGTTTGTATTTGAAGAAACGGGCGCAGAAAGGTCCGGAGGAAAAGTTTGATTATCCGATTCTGTCGTCCTGGGATTATGGATGGAGATTAG GTGATTATGAGGTTGACAGTAAGACTCCAGTCCACGGGAGATCTGGGATCGTAAAGAGCACTTTTTATGCCAGGAATGGCATTTTTAATATTCCTGCAGCTAATGATCGGCTTGGATGA